TGTATCTGGGTGTTTTTCCAAAATCCCCCAACCTGCAGTAGTTGCTGTATCAAAAAAACTTCCGTCTTCAATTCTAATTGGGACTCGAATGCAATCTTTGGTATAAATGTATTCCATCCCTTTTCGACCCACCCTGAGACCTGTAAGTTTATTTGTTGCCGGTTCTCCAGGAGGCTTGACAGTGGTGATCCGTATTGTGGCTACTGCTCCGGGACTAAACTCTTCCAAAAGGGGATGCTGAAAGATGGGAGACTGGATAACAAAATCTCCAGCTTGCTTAAAATCAAACTGGTCGAAACCTTCTGGAGTCAATTTGATGACTCCATTTCCCTGGAATGAAAAATCCTTTTTAAGGAAAACAATCGGATTTTGGTCAAAACACAAAGCCCTTACTTCTTGAAACGAAATTGGTTGACCAAATCGATTGGACCAACATCCTCTGATATAATAGACCAAGTCAGGAAGAGCTTCAGTTTGAAGGATTCGCTTTGACAAGGTTTTACGATCACTTAGTCTTCTGAAATCTCCATTGATAGCTGGGCAGACAATTCTTCCTAAGTAATTGTCGGGAATCCAGCCCTCTTTAAACTCCCCTTGAAATGCAGAATAGACCTTTAACCAAGGAGCAAACTCTTTTCCTCCCAGCACTTCTTTCGCATAGGTTTCGCACTTGGATATTTGGGCAGGGCTTAAGTTTTTTCCTTGATTCAGGAGGCTTTGTAGTGCTTTATCGGCTTTGATATGATGGGGTTGATCGTATAATTTTTGCCACCTACGGATCCGTGATTTTCGGTAGATCCGTTTCAAAAGCTTTAGACTATTCATAGATAAATGAGGAATGACTAAAAGTCGGGAATTCTATCGAAAAAAAATGGAAAAAATTCCAACTGAAAAAACCATATATCAATCGATTTCCTAAGGTATTTAGTTGTTTAGGTTCAGCTAATCAGGGAATTGGGTTTTTTTAACCCTTTCAAACTTTGTAATTTTTTCAAAATTTTCTCTTAGCAATATTCCCATACCCGATAACCTGATGCGTAAACCCCAACTTTCTTTTTCCCAGATCATCAACATGAATGTTGGTTTCTTTGGGATTCAGTACAGCTTTGGTCTTCAGCAAAGTGCTGTAAATCCGATCTATGACATGCTCGGTGCAGCACCCGATGAAATTCCGATTTTAAACTTGGCAGGCCCAATGACCGGGTTATTGATTCAACCTATCATTGGAGCATTGAGTGATAGTACTTGGAGTCCGAAATATGGTCGACGAAAGCCCTATTTCTTCATTGGTGCTTTGCTTTGTAGCATCTGTTTATTTTTCTATCCATTCAGTAGTTCACTATGGATGGCTGCGGGATTACTTTGGGTCCTTGACGCAGCCAATAACACGGCGATGGAGCCCTATCGAGCGCTGATCGCAGATTCCCTTCCTGAGGAGCAATATGGCCAAGGGTTTTTGACTCAAAGTTTCTTCACAGGCTTAGGAATTACCTTGGCAAACATTTCCTTGTTTGTCTTTCAGATTTTCTTCAAAGGGACCATTGGATCACTTCCAATGTGGGTGTATGCCTCTTTCTTTTTGGGGACGATTTGTTCTATCACCTCCGTGATGTGGAGTATTTCCAAAACACCTGAATATCCGCCTTCGGACGAAGAATTAGCAGCTCTTCGCCAACGAAATGAGGGCATGCCACCTCCCGCCGTTCAGTTCTTCCTTTCAATTCTGACTACTTTGGTCGCCTATTTAGTTTTTCTGATCCTGTTGGTTCCTTCCATTTTTGATCGAAAGATTATCCGAAAAACCATTCACTGGGCGGAGACAAATCCCACCACCAAGGTCTTGTTCGCTCAAAATCTCGAAATCATCGAAGCCATAATTCAAATGCCATCTGTCATGTGGAAGTTGGCCTTAGTTTACCTCTTCCAATGGTATGCGCTGTTTTGTTATTGGCAAAATGCCGCCAAATCCATTGCACTTTCTGTTTGGGGTGCGACCCCTTCCAGCGATCCTGAAAAATACGAACAAGCTGTGGGTTGGACTGGACTAGTTAACGGCTGGTATAATATCGTAACGTTTCTTTCGGCGTTTTTTCTTGTCGGACTAGCCAAGAAATTCGGTCCAAAAACCGTCCATTTCTTGTGTTTGATTTTAGCAGGCGTGGGTTTGATTTTATTTCCAATGATTGAAAATAAATACCTGCTTTTTGCACCTATGACTGGATTTGGAATCGCTTGGGCCAGTATGATGGGCGTTCCCTATCTATTGGTTGTGAATGAAATTCCAAAGGAGCGATACGGAGTTTACATGGGAATCATCAATATGATGATTGTGATTCCGATGATATTGCAGACCCTCTCTTT
Above is a window of Algoriphagus sanaruensis DNA encoding:
- a CDS encoding sugar-transfer associated ATP-grasp domain-containing protein, with product MNSLKLLKRIYRKSRIRRWQKLYDQPHHIKADKALQSLLNQGKNLSPAQISKCETYAKEVLGGKEFAPWLKVYSAFQGEFKEGWIPDNYLGRIVCPAINGDFRRLSDRKTLSKRILQTEALPDLVYYIRGCWSNRFGQPISFQEVRALCFDQNPIVFLKKDFSFQGNGVIKLTPEGFDQFDFKQAGDFVIQSPIFQHPLLEEFSPGAVATIRITTVKPPGEPATNKLTGLRVGRKGMEYIYTKDCIRVPIRIEDGSFFDTATTAGWGILEKHPDTGATFSGKSIPNFLEAVALCEQTHDRLPHVQLIGWDVSINQEGKAQLIEWNSDEPGIVFSESATGPHFKNLGWENLWKISSGTR
- a CDS encoding MFS transporter translates to MRKPQLSFSQIINMNVGFFGIQYSFGLQQSAVNPIYDMLGAAPDEIPILNLAGPMTGLLIQPIIGALSDSTWSPKYGRRKPYFFIGALLCSICLFFYPFSSSLWMAAGLLWVLDAANNTAMEPYRALIADSLPEEQYGQGFLTQSFFTGLGITLANISLFVFQIFFKGTIGSLPMWVYASFFLGTICSITSVMWSISKTPEYPPSDEELAALRQRNEGMPPPAVQFFLSILTTLVAYLVFLILLVPSIFDRKIIRKTIHWAETNPTTKVLFAQNLEIIEAIIQMPSVMWKLALVYLFQWYALFCYWQNAAKSIALSVWGATPSSDPEKYEQAVGWTGLVNGWYNIVTFLSAFFLVGLAKKFGPKTVHFLCLILAGVGLILFPMIENKYLLFAPMTGFGIAWASMMGVPYLLVVNEIPKERYGVYMGIINMMIVIPMILQTLSFGFISKNFLGNDAGQAVTFAGVLLLIAAAATLLIKDNKKMDETTVIVSSGH